The following nucleotide sequence is from bacterium.
CACAACATCAAGGGCCTGATCTACTCCAGGCCGGAGTTGGCTGACTACCTCATGGACCTTCTTGCCGACGTTGTGATCAACTATCTCAACGCCCAGGTTGACGCCGGCGCCCAGGCTGTTCAGATCTTCGACACCTGGGGCGGTATCCTTGCGGATCCCGAATACGTCAGGTTCTCTCTCAAGCCGGTCCAGAAGGTCATCGCCAACCTCAAGCGGGACGGGGTTCCGGTCATCTATTACCTCAACAACGGCGCCTATCTGGCCCACCACATGGACAGCGTGGACGCCGACGTGATCGGCATCGACTGGCGTCAGGACATCGCCCGTTCCAGGGCCACTTTCGGAAAGACGAAGGGGGTGCAGGGGAATCTGGATCCCACCGTTCTGTTCGCCCCTCCGGAGGAGATCCGGAGAAGAGCCCACGCCATCATGGACGCTGCCGGGCCCGAACCCGGCCACCTGTTCAATCTTGGTCACGGGATCCTTCCGCCCACCCCCGTGGAAAACGCCATCACGCTGGTCGAAGCGGTCCACGAATACAGACGCTGAGATGGATCCAGTGGATAGGGGAGGGGCGGTCCTTCTGCTCAACATGGGAGGCCCCGACTCCCTCGAAGCGGTACAGCCATTTTTACGAAACCTTTTCAGCGATCCGGCGATCATCACCCTGCCTGAACTGCTGCGCCGCCCCCTCGCCTCCTTTCTTTCCGCCCGCAGAGCCAGTAAGGTCATACCCCGCTATAGGGTCATCGGCGGGAAAAGCCCCATTGGGGAGCTGACCCGGAATCAGGCGGCGGCCCTTGCTGCCCTTTTGCCGGCCGGTTTTGGTCCTGTTCTTCCCGCATTCAGCTACTGGAACCCTTTTATCCAGGAGGCCGTGGAGGCTGCCGCCGCCTCGGGAGCCAGGCGTCTGGTGGCCCTTTCCCTTTACCCCCAGTACTGCACGGCCACCACGGGGACCTGCGTTGAGGAACTCTCCATGCTCCTTCCGGGCACCCCCTTCGAGTCGTCTGTCCAGATCATCGACTCCTGGCCCACCCACCCGGGTTACCTCGATGCCCTCGCCTCCACCATCGAGGAGGCTATCGAACAGGTTCCTGAGGAGAGAAAGGACGACGTGGTCGTGCTGTTTTCCGCCCACGGAGTTCCGCGGAAGCTCGTGGACAGGGGAGACCCCTACCTTGCCGAGATTCTCGCCACCGTAAACGGTGTCGTTGGGCGGCTTGGCGGCAGACCCCACGAACTTGCTTTCCAGAGCCGCCTCGGGCCCGTCAAATGGCTCGAACCTTCCCTGCCCGAAAAGTTGGCCGAACTGGCCGCCGGCAGAACTCCTCCCCTCGTCATTGTGCCCGTATCGTTCGTGTCGGATCACATCGAAACCCTTTACGAACTGGACATACAGCACAGGGCAATGGCAAAAGAGCTCGGTTTCGATATTTATGTCAGGGCACCGGCTTTAAACTCGAGACCGGATTTTATCGCAGCCCTCGCGGACCTGGTTTTGAATTCCCTGCGGGAGGGTAACTAGGGTCTGGGGTCTGGAAAAGGCCGCCAATTCTTCTTCCACATTCGTAACTCCTTTATTCCACTTTGATCTTGATAGAGTCGCAAAAAGTCCAATCCGGGACTTTTTGCGAGTCCATCAATCTTGAATTTTGCATTCAAAGAGCTTGACATGTCATCCTAGCCGCCCTAATATTTAGGCTTCCTAATAGTTAGGAAACTTAACAAGGAGT
It contains:
- the hemE gene encoding uroporphyrinogen decarboxylase is translated as MNNTYIDACFRRPTSHTPIWIMRQAGRYMPQYQAVRGEVDFLTLCKTPELATKVTLLPIDLLNVDAAILFSDILIPLEPMGIDVTFEDKRGPVLSAVQDEAAIRNLRTIESEEDVGFVMDAIRMIRRELEGRVPLIGFSGSPFTLATYAVEGGTTKSFHNIKGLIYSRPELADYLMDLLADVVINYLNAQVDAGAQAVQIFDTWGGILADPEYVRFSLKPVQKVIANLKRDGVPVIYYLNNGAYLAHHMDSVDADVIGIDWRQDIARSRATFGKTKGVQGNLDPTVLFAPPEEIRRRAHAIMDAAGPEPGHLFNLGHGILPPTPVENAITLVEAVHEYRR
- the hemH gene encoding ferrochelatase, producing the protein MDPVDRGGAVLLLNMGGPDSLEAVQPFLRNLFSDPAIITLPELLRRPLASFLSARRASKVIPRYRVIGGKSPIGELTRNQAAALAALLPAGFGPVLPAFSYWNPFIQEAVEAAAASGARRLVALSLYPQYCTATTGTCVEELSMLLPGTPFESSVQIIDSWPTHPGYLDALASTIEEAIEQVPEERKDDVVVLFSAHGVPRKLVDRGDPYLAEILATVNGVVGRLGGRPHELAFQSRLGPVKWLEPSLPEKLAELAAGRTPPLVIVPVSFVSDHIETLYELDIQHRAMAKELGFDIYVRAPALNSRPDFIAALADLVLNSLREGN